DNA sequence from the Rhodospirillaceae bacterium genome:
CTTCGGCCAGGCGCGCCAACGCCACAGCATCATCAGGGGATATGCCCGGATGATGTTCGCTCAACATACCGGTGACGACGGCTTCATCCAAAGCGGACAGTGTCAGTTTGCGACAACGCGAGCGGATCGTGGGCAGCAAGCGGCCAGGGTTATGACTGACGAGTAGGAGAATTGCCTTTGCCGGCGGTTCTTCAAGAACTTTCAGGACAGCATTGGCGGCGTTGCGGTTCATTTCCTCGGCACTGTCGATAACCACCACGCGCCACCCCTCTTCGGCGGCCGACAGGGACATAAACGAGCCTATGGAACGCACATCATCAACAACGATTTCGGTTTTGTACTTGCCTTTCTTTTCGTCAAATTGCCGCTCGATTGCCTTCAGGTCCGCGTGAGCACCGGCGGCGACGCGGTTGTAAACAGGATCATCGATGGAAACATCTAAACTGCTCAAGTCATCTTTGGGAAGTTCACCGCCAAACAATCCATTGTCGGCACTTGCGCCGCCACCCTTGGCAAGCAGGAACCGGGCGAAGCGATAAGCCAGCGTTGCCTTGCCGATCCCCTTGGGTCCGCACAGGAGCCAGGCATGGGCGAGGCGTCCGGAATTAAAGGCATCAAGCAGAACTTTTTCTGCCTGATCATGGCCACGAAGATCGCTGTTTTTTCGCGGGTGCGGAACCCCCTCTTCTTCATCGGCCAAGACTTGAGCATTCATGACAAAGGCACCGACAAGCGTTCACTTACAATGGCGCGGATTGCCGCCGCAATCTGCTCAATGGGGGCAGAGGCATCAATAACGACACAGCGCTCTGGCTCGTCATTGGCTATTTGCAAAAATCCCTGACGCAGTCGATCATGAAAATCATGGCCCATACGCTCATAACGGTCTTCGCCCTGTCCCCTTGCACCGGCGCGCTCAAGCCCAACCTCGAGATCCAGATCAAAGATAATCGTCAGGTCAGGTTTAAAATCACCCAGTACGGCAGAGCCCAGCTTATTGATAGCCCCGCGCTTAACGCCATGACCAAAGCCCTGATAGGCCATTGTCGAGTCGGCGAAGCGATCCGAAATCACCCACTGCCCTTTCTCAAGGGCGGGATACACGGTTTTATCCAAATGTTCGGCGCGGGCAGCGTAGTTGAGCAAGGCCTCGCTCATTGGGGTCCAGCGATTGGTCGCGCCGTTAACAAGAAGGTTGCGGATTTCTTCGGCGCCGGGCGCACCGCCGGGCTCGCGGGTGCTGATAACATCAACCCCGGCGTCTGCCAAAGCAGTGGCCAGCAAAGCGACCTGGGTCGATTTACCGGTGCCTTCGCCGCCTTCAAATGTAATGAACCTGCCCTTGGACACCCCTTGCAAACTCCCCGTTCAATCTGAACCGCCAAACAGAATGTAGTTGAAAGCCGCCATCAGACGGCCGATCAATCCCAGTTGTTCAACATCGGCTGCGGCGACCAGGGGAACCTCCACCGTCTTCTCGCCAGGGGCCGTGACGCTCAGGGTTGCAAGCATATCACCTTTTTTGACCGGTGCCGGTATCGGTCCCTGATAATTAATTTTTACTTTCATTTCCCGACGCGCTTTCTTGTGCAGCGTCAGCTTCAGTTCGTTTTCAATCATCAAGGAAACGGAGGGTTCCGTTCCAAGCCAGACAGCGGCTTCCTCGACGATTTCACCGGCCCCTAAAAGGGCATAATTGCCAAATTCACGAAACCCCCACTCGAGCAGTCTTTCGGGTTCGCGGGAACGTTCCTTCTTTGATGTCAGCCCGTTTACCACCAGTACCAGACGACGATCACCTCTAACCGCCGAAGCGGTCAGTCCATAGCCAGAGTCCTGGGTATGGCCCGTCTTCAATCCATCCGCGCCCATGTCCTTGTAGATCAAAGGGTTGCGGTTGTTTTGTTTAATGCCGTTGTAGACGAAGCTCTTTTCGGAATAGTAGTGATAATATTCTGGGAACTGCTCAATCATCAATTTCGCCAGGATCGCCAAATCCTTAGGCGACATCATGTGTTCCGGGTGCGGCCAACCGGTTGAGTTTTTGAAAATGCTGGCGCTTAAGCCGATTTCGCGGGCATGGGCTGTCATTTCCTCTGCGAAGGCTTCTTCGGAGCCCGAAATTCCTTCGGCTATGACGATGCAGGCGTCATTGCCAGACTGAACAATAATGCCACGGACAAGGTCTTCGATGCGGACCCGCTTGCCCGGCACCAGAAACATGGTTGAACTGCCGCTCTTGGCGCCACCTTTACGCCAGGCGTTTTCGCTGACTGAAAATTTATCCTCAAGTGACAAGCGACCATCACGAAGCCTCTCAAAGACCATGTACAGTGTCATCAACTTGCTCATGGAGGCAGGCGCCATCGGAACGTTGGCGTCCTTTTCAAACAGCACAGCCCCGGTTTCCGCGTCCATCAGAACGACTTGTTTAGCAAGTGTTTCAACGGCCTGGGCCGAGGAAATGCAAAGAAAAGTCAGGGCGGCAATGGCAGCAGCGCGGAGATGAGAGGACAACATTGTCAGGTAAATTCCGTTAAAAAGTACAGCAGAGCATCAATCAACGATGGTTCTGGCATCGGTATAACCCGACGCGATGACTTGCTCAAGCATATGATCTGCGTCAGCAATCGATTTGATCGGTCCGACCCTGACCCGAAACAGGTCACGGCCATTTACCAACACCGGTGAGACCTTGACTGATCCCAGACTGGATAAAATAGCCCGCACCCTGTTGGCATTGTCAAAGTTGGCGAACGCCCCGGCTTGTATAAAAATGTTGGTT
Encoded proteins:
- a CDS encoding D-alanyl-D-alanine carboxypeptidase, giving the protein MLSSHLRAAAIAALTFLCISSAQAVETLAKQVVLMDAETGAVLFEKDANVPMAPASMSKLMTLYMVFERLRDGRLSLEDKFSVSENAWRKGGAKSGSSTMFLVPGKRVRIEDLVRGIIVQSGNDACIVIAEGISGSEEAFAEEMTAHAREIGLSASIFKNSTGWPHPEHMMSPKDLAILAKLMIEQFPEYYHYYSEKSFVYNGIKQNNRNPLIYKDMGADGLKTGHTQDSGYGLTASAVRGDRRLVLVVNGLTSKKERSREPERLLEWGFREFGNYALLGAGEIVEEAAVWLGTEPSVSLMIENELKLTLHKKARREMKVKINYQGPIPAPVKKGDMLATLSVTAPGEKTVEVPLVAAADVEQLGLIGRLMAAFNYILFGGSD
- a CDS encoding DNA polymerase III subunit delta'; this translates as MNAQVLADEEEGVPHPRKNSDLRGHDQAEKVLLDAFNSGRLAHAWLLCGPKGIGKATLAYRFARFLLAKGGGASADNGLFGGELPKDDLSSLDVSIDDPVYNRVAAGAHADLKAIERQFDEKKGKYKTEIVVDDVRSIGSFMSLSAAEEGWRVVVIDSAEEMNRNAANAVLKVLEEPPAKAILLLVSHNPGRLLPTIRSRCRKLTLSALDEAVVTGMLSEHHPGISPDDAVALARLAEGSIGRALDLEEEGGLELYKDLIALLETLPHLDVAVLHALAGKLGRAGADTAFQTFADLLLGWLGRMILSVSRGDQGMSSVEAVLNNRLAAASSLASWLEVWDKINHLLARTDAINMDRRQMIITIFLALEKAAQG
- a CDS encoding dTMP kinase produces the protein MSKGRFITFEGGEGTGKSTQVALLATALADAGVDVISTREPGGAPGAEEIRNLLVNGATNRWTPMSEALLNYAARAEHLDKTVYPALEKGQWVISDRFADSTMAYQGFGHGVKRGAINKLGSAVLGDFKPDLTIIFDLDLEVGLERAGARGQGEDRYERMGHDFHDRLRQGFLQIANDEPERCVVIDASAPIEQIAAAIRAIVSERLSVPLS